The Arthrobacter sp. D5-1 genome segment CACCGCAGCAGCCGAAACCAAGAACCCGGAGCACAACCTGCCCCGCGCCATCAACGCCATCCCCTTGCGCGTGATGCTCTTCTACGTAGGCGCACTCATCATCCTCATGTCCGTCACGCCGTGGACCGAATTCAAGGCAGGCCAGAGCCCGTTCATTGCCATGTTCTCCTTGGCCGGTTTGGGCATGGCAGCCACCGTGGTGAACCTCGTAGTGCTCACCTCGGCCATGTCATCGGCCAACTCGGGCATCTACTCGACGTCCCGCATGGTCTACGGCCTGGCCAACGACGGCGACGCACCCAAGCTCTTCGGCCGCTTGTCCACCCGCAAAGTACCCCAGAACGCACTCTTCCTCTCCTGCGTCCTGCTGCTGGCCGGCGTCGCGCTTCTCTACGCGGGCAAGGACGTTGGCGTGGCGTTCGACATGGTGACCACCGTATCCGCCGTCTGCTTCATGTTCGTCTGGTCCATCATCCTGGCCAGCTACCTCGTGTACCGCAAGCGCCGGCCCGGGCAGCACGCGGCCTCGCCGTTCAAGATGCCCGGCGGCATCCCGATGGTGTGGGTTGTCTTCGCGTTCTTCGCGTTCCTCGTCTGGGCGCTCACCACGCAGCCGGACACACTCACCGCGCTTATGGTGACGCCCATCTGGTTCGCGATCCTCGGTATCGCCTACGCCGTGGTCCGCAAGTCCCCGCTCCACCAGGCCCGCGTGGCCGAATGGAAGGCCATGTCAGAGGCCGAAACCGCGGAAGCGCGCTAACGCTTCAAAAGTAAAGCCCGACGTCGGCACCCACCCTGGGTGCCGACGTCGGGCTTTCTTGATGCAAGCGAGAGAGCGTCCGGCCCCACCACGCGAAAGGTGAGCGAGCGTCAGGCGAAGTACACGCCGATTCGGTTCCCGTCGATTTCCTCAATGCGGATGTCGATGTCGTAAACGTCGTGCAGCATCCCGGCGCGCATGATCTCCGAGGGCGTGCCCTGATGGATGAGCCGGCCGTCCTTCATGGCCAGGATGGTGTCCGAGTAGCAGGACGCGAAGTTGATGTCATGGACCACCAGGACGATCGTCTTTCCGAGCTCGTCGGCCAGCCGGCGCAGCAGCCGCATCATTTCCACGGAGTGCTTCATGTCCAGATTGTTGAGCGGTTCATCGAGCAGCAAGTATTCGGTGTCCTGCGCCAAGACCATTGCGATGTACGCGCGCTGGCGCTGCCCGCCGGACAGCTCATTCACGAACTTGTCAGCCATGGACGTCAGATCCAACTGCCGGATGGCCTCGTCCACGTGCTCAAGATCCTCCACCGTGGGCCGGCCGCCGCTGTGCGGGAAGCGGCCGAAAGCCACGAGGTCGCGGACCGTGAGCCGCATGGTCAGGTGGTTTTCCTGCCGCAGGATGGCCATGGTCTTGGCCAGTTCCTTGCTGGGCGTCGCTGTGACATCCAAGCCAGCCACCGACACTCCCCCGCCGTCCATGGGCTGGAGGCGGCTGATCAGGGAGAGCAGAGTGGACTTGCCCGCACCGTTGGGTCCAATGATGGACGTGATGCCGCCGCGGGGGATCTCGCAGGTGACGTCGTCCAGCACGGTGGTGCCGCCGTAGCGCTTGGTCACGTTCCGGACGGTAATCATGGGCACTTCCCAATCATTTCAGTGAGCCTTTCAGCAACAGGTAAAGGAAGAGGATGCCGCCGGTGAACTCGATGATCACGCTGAGGGCAGTGGCGAACCCGAACACGCGTTCCAGCAGCAACTGGCCACCTACCAAGGCGATGGCGCCAATCAGGACCACCATGGGGAGCAGCCAAGCGTGCCGGAAACCGCGGCAGAGCTGGTAACCGAGGCTGACCACCAGCAGTCCGAAGAACGTCACCGGCCCCACCAGTGCGGTGGAAACCGCCACCAGCAGCGAGCAGGCGAGCAGCACCCGCATCACCACGCGCTTGTGGTCGACGCCCACGTTGATGGCCACTTCCCGGCCCAGCGCCAGCACGTCCAGCGTGTGCCGCATCCGCCACACCCCAACGCACACCAAGGCGATCAGCACCGCAGAAACACCCAGAAGTCCCGGGTCTACGTTGTTGAAACTGGCGAAGAACAGATCCTGCAGGATGATGAATTCACTGGGCTCCATAAGCCGCTGCAGCAGGGAGGAGAAGCCACGGAACAG includes the following:
- the cycA gene encoding D-serine/D-alanine/glycine transporter; translated protein: MSDQTTQGQLRASSRDSEPHLSRSLSNRHIQLLAIGGAIGTGLFMGSGKTISVAGPSVIFVYMIIGFMLFFVMRAMGQLLLSNLNYKSFSDFAGDLLGPWAGFFTGWTYWFCWVVTGVADVIAIAGYANELWPGIQLWIPGIATIIILLLLNLPTVKAFGETEFWFALIKIIAIVALIVVGLVMIFTGFQSNAGTASFTNLWSHGGFFPKEFMGFVAGFQIAVFAFVGIELVGTAAAETKNPEHNLPRAINAIPLRVMLFYVGALIILMSVTPWTEFKAGQSPFIAMFSLAGLGMAATVVNLVVLTSAMSSANSGIYSTSRMVYGLANDGDAPKLFGRLSTRKVPQNALFLSCVLLLAGVALLYAGKDVGVAFDMVTTVSAVCFMFVWSIILASYLVYRKRRPGQHAASPFKMPGGIPMVWVVFAFFAFLVWALTTQPDTLTALMVTPIWFAILGIAYAVVRKSPLHQARVAEWKAMSEAETAEAR
- a CDS encoding ABC transporter ATP-binding protein; the protein is MITVRNVTKRYGGTTVLDDVTCEIPRGGITSIIGPNGAGKSTLLSLISRLQPMDGGGVSVAGLDVTATPSKELAKTMAILRQENHLTMRLTVRDLVAFGRFPHSGGRPTVEDLEHVDEAIRQLDLTSMADKFVNELSGGQRQRAYIAMVLAQDTEYLLLDEPLNNLDMKHSVEMMRLLRRLADELGKTIVLVVHDINFASCYSDTILAMKDGRLIHQGTPSEIMRAGMLHDVYDIDIRIEEIDGNRIGVYFA
- a CDS encoding iron chelate uptake ABC transporter family permease subunit, with the translated sequence MPETLLTAPRLSARTRWRDAIRSTPPGLVIAVLAIAAVVLVAVFLTIDLKGNIAYVLPRRVIKVSAMLLVAAAVGVSTLLFQTVTANRILTPSIMGFDSLYILVQTALAFVAGAATLATAPSTLKFGLEIVLMVGFSVLLYRWMFTGATRSLHLLLLVGIVLGTLFRGFSSLLQRLMEPSEFIILQDLFFASFNNVDPGLLGVSAVLIALVCVGVWRMRHTLDVLALGREVAINVGVDHKRVVMRVLLACSLLVAVSTALVGPVTFFGLLVVSLGYQLCRGFRHAWLLPMVVLIGAIALVGGQLLLERVFGFATALSVIIEFTGGILFLYLLLKGSLK